The Vicia villosa cultivar HV-30 ecotype Madison, WI linkage group LG1, Vvil1.0, whole genome shotgun sequence genome includes a region encoding these proteins:
- the LOC131643547 gene encoding uncharacterized protein LOC131643547 — MVKNRSHVEGSICEAYLCQETSHFCSYYFESHVQSLRNKVCRNDDGVQDDDVQHTLSIFNHPGRLAGTRKSRYLDEKELAAAHLHILLNCEEVQPFIECFVKYLEESHPNISQAVVDGRIASEFPSWFQAYVHDKNNMVQDLYLHQLAYGPKRKVYTWPIYYVNGFKFHTEEWSAGKKPLIVEFVSKVTMKELKKIIIMGILKRLCKLNTWENQPNN; from the exons ATGGTTAAAAATAGATCGCATGTAGAAGGGTCGATTTGCGAGGCATATCTATGTCAAGAGACTTCTCATTTTTGTTCATATTATTTTGAGTCTCATGTGCAATCTTTGAGAAATAAAGTATGTCGAAATGATGATGGGGTTCAAGATGATGATGTTCAACATACTTTATCAATTTTTAATCATCCTGGTCGCTTAGCTGGAACTCGTAAGAGTCGGTATTTGGATGAAAAAGAATTAGCTGCTGCACATTTGCATATCCTACTAAATTGTGAAGAAGTCCAACCATTTATTGA ATGCTTTGTGAAATATTTGGAAGAAAGTCATCCAAATATATCTCAAGCTGTCGTGGACGGTAGGATTGCATCTGAATTTCCAAGTTGGTTTCAAGCATAT GTACATGACAAAAATAACATGGTGCAAGATTTGTATTTGCACCAGTTAGCATATGGTCCTAAGAGGAAGGTTTATACTTGGCCTATTTATTATGTCAATGGTTTTAAGTTTCACACCGAAGAATGGAGTGCTGGAAAAAAACCATTAATTGTGGAGTTTGTGTCAAAGGTGACGATGAAGGAGTTGAAGAAAATTATTATTATGGGAATATTAAAGAGATTATGCAAGTTGAATACCTGGGAGAACCAACCAAAcaattag
- the LOC131643546 gene encoding uncharacterized protein LOC131643546, with protein sequence MAGEDKIKEKASKTRKSKHIKISTPHMASHDAPPHMTSHDAPPHMTSHDGPPRTTSDDAPPHMTSLGALPHVTHPSKTLHFASPHSISHVAPSSSTSHVRPVCRTSLTRKSNGLPHIPTSATMTSNVPHPYVAPPIRESATRTSNVPPSHVSSAVRTSNVPLSHDVYTTRTSNVPLSRVTSAVMTSNVPVSHATSATRTSNVPLPHVASATRTSNVPHSHVASATRISNVSIPHAASATRTSNITPPSSMRGVASPSISQPYDSDGAQTPRSSETVVPSETQSSGGKQTLYLDLQGFLPSCAAASGIGDIIRSNYSMPWNSWKKIHIDTRDLWFGEFKKKYNFVPPDDAWARKNFEKRGAAIMKNNLNKVRVTRKRPTWINQNLWNTLCEHWGTSGYKKKSIQAKTNRASDCEGFGMPLHTCGSISTSQHRANLTEMNGIPPTPSYLFVHTHQHRKNKTWVDRRSEHVYENYKRRWEELTQQESSQGTPPPKEIDVWTEVAGIRKGHVYGLGSESSLFASRRNYRGSSSSSTEWVQRHEFEELKIEREEMKIEREEMRKERDELRDALKQLMESLNFQPKPYIREQVHEDEVAEDNDDVVDDNVDMSDDNVGVSNDD encoded by the exons ATGGCAGGTGAAGATAAAATTAAGGAAAAAGCTTCAAAGACTCGTAAATCAAAACATATCAAAATTTCAACTCCACACATGGCATCCCATGATGCACCTCCACATATGACATCTCATGATGCACCTCCTCACATGACATCCCATGATGGACCTCCTCGTACGACATCCGATGATGCACCTCCACATATGACATCTCTTGGTGCCCTTCCTCATGTTACACATCCTTCTAAGACATTGCATTTTGCATCTCCTCATAGTATATCTCATGTTGCACCCTCTTCAAGCACATCTCATGTTAGACCTGTTTGTAGGACATCTCTTACTAGGAAATCTAATGGCCTTCCTCATATACCGACATCTGCTACTATGACATCTAATGTCCCACATCCTTATGTTGCACCTCCTATAAGGGAATCTGCTACTAGGACATCTAATGTCCCTCCTTCTCATGTTTCATCTGCTGTTAGGACATCTAATGTCCCACTTTCTCATGATGTGTATACTACTAGGACATCCAATGTCCCACTCTCTCGTGTTACATCTGCTGTTATGACATCTAATGTCCCAGTTTCTCATGCTACATCTGCTACTAGGACATCTAATGTCCCACTTCCTCATGTTGCATCTGCTACTAGGACATCTAATGTCCCACATTCTCATGTTGCATCTGCTACTCGGATATCTAATGTCTCAATTCCTCATGCTGCATCTGCTACTAGGACATCTAATATCACACCTCCATCTTCAATGCGAGGGGTAGCATCACCATCTATTTCACAACCTTATGATTCTGATGGAGCACAAACCCCAAGATCAAGCGAAACTGTTGTTCCATCTGAGACACAAAGTAGTGGCGGAAAGCAAACTTTGTACCTTGACTTGCAagg ATTTTTGCCTTCGTGTGCGGCCGCTAGTGGGATCGGAGATATCATTAGGAGTAATTATAGTATGCCATGGAACTCATGGAAAAAGATACACATTGATACAAGGGACTTGTGGTTTGGAGAGTTTaag AAAAAGTATAATTTTGTTCCACCGGATGATGCATGGGCtagaaagaactttgaaaaacgaGGTGCAGCAATAATGAAAAATAACCTAAACAAGGTTCGTGTCACAAGGAAAAGACCAACATGGATTAATCAGAATTTGTGGAATACATTATGTGAGCATTGGGGAACTTCAGGATATAAAAAGAAGAGTATACAAGCGAAAACAAACCGAGCATCTGACTGTGAAGGTTTTGGAATGCCCCTACACACTTGTGGCTCTATCTCCACATCCCAACATAGAGCTAATTtg ACGGAAATGAATGGCATTCCCCCCACTCCTTCATATTTGTTTGTTCACACACACCAACATCGCAAGAATAAGACTTGGGTTGATCGAAGATCGGAACATGTTTAT GAAAATTATAAACGTAGATGGGAAGAATTAACCCAACAAGAATCTTCGCAAGGAACTCCGCCACCAAAGGAAATTGATGTGTGGACCGAGGTTGCAGGAATAAGGAAAGGACATGTTTATGGTCTTGGGAGTGAATCTTCTTTATTTGCAAGCAGGAGAAATTACCGTGGTTCAAGTTCCTCGTCAACTGAATGGGTGCAAAGACATGAATTTGAAGAACTGAAAATTGAAAGGGAAGAAATGAAAATTGAAAGGGAAGAAATGAGGAAGGAAAGAGATGAACTTCGTGATGCGCTAAAACAATTGATGGAAAGCTTAAACTTTCAGCCCAAGCCATATATTAGAGAACAAGTTCATGAAGATGAAGTGGCTGAAGATaatgatgatgtggttgatgaTAATGTTGATATGTCTGATGATAATGTTGGTGTGTCTAATGATGATTGA